From the genome of Triticum aestivum cultivar Chinese Spring chromosome 3B, IWGSC CS RefSeq v2.1, whole genome shotgun sequence, one region includes:
- the LOC123066234 gene encoding uncharacterized protein, with protein MEQTGGKGDHDSRLMRDLCTLLVTIIAPVAAASSVDSPRRPVARRPRGGMSPASAASMLLGASMALMLCGSVTFAIGFLLMPWVAGVALLFGFAGVISTLSSGLLPSSSPSSSKDKERRLLMPTQGRVRASAPMSSVPDKLVAWR; from the coding sequence ATGGAGCAGACCGGCGGCAAGGGCGACCACGACTCGCGGCTGATGCGCGACCTCTGCACGCTGCTCGTCACCATCATCGCCCCCGTCGCGGCGGCGTCCTCGGTGGACTCGCCCCGGAGGCCCGTGGCGCGGCGCCCGCGGGGCGGCATGTCACCGGCGAGCGCGGCGTCGATGCTTCTGGGCGCGTCGATGGCGCTGATGCTGTGCGGGTCCGTGACGTTCGCCATCGGTTTCCTCCTCATGCCGTGGGTCGCCGGCGTCGCGCTGCTCTTCGGCTTCGCCGGCGTCATCTCCACcctctcctccggcctcctcccctcgtcctcgccgtcctcctccaagGATAAGGAGCGACGGCTGCTGATGCCGACGCAAGGGCGTGTCCGTGCCTCTGCCCCGATGAGCTCTGTCCCGGATAAGCTCGTGGCGTGGCGTTGA